From one Calypte anna isolate BGI_N300 chromosome 11, bCalAnn1_v1.p, whole genome shotgun sequence genomic stretch:
- the NIP7 gene encoding 60S ribosome subunit biogenesis protein NIP7 homolog isoform X1, giving the protein MRPLTETETRAVFEKLGRYIGENIQLLVDRPDGTYCFRLHRDRVYYLSEKLLKAAASVPRESLVSPGTCFGRFTKTHKFRLSVTALDYLAPYAKHKVWVKPGSEQSFLYGNHVLKSGLGRITEHTAQYQGVVVFSMADIPLGFGVAAKSTQECRKVDPMAIVVFHQADVGEYVRNEEALT; this is encoded by the exons ATGCGGCCGCTGACCGAGACGGAGACACGGGCGGTGTTCGAGAAACTGGGGAGATA CATCGGTGAGAACATCCAGCTGCTGGTGGACCGGCCCGATGGCACCTACTGCTTCCGCCTGCACCGGGACCGCGTCTACTACCTGAG CGAGAAGCTGCTGAAGGCGGCGGCCAGCGTGCCCCGGGAGAGCCTGGTGTCCCCGGGCACCTGCTTCGGGAGGTTCACCAAGACACACAAGTTCCGGCTCAGCGTCACGGCGCTGGATTACCTGGCACCCTACGCCAAG CACAAGGTGTGGGTGAAGCCTGGCTCTGAGCAGTCCTTCCTCTACGGTAACCACGTCCTGAAGTCGGGGCTGGGCCGCATCACGGAGCACACGGCGCAGTAccagggggtggtggtgttCTCCATGGCTGACATCCCACTG GGCTTTGGGGTGGCTGCCAAGTCCACGCAGGAGTGCAGGAAGGTGGATCCCATGGCCATCGTGGTGTTCCACCAGGCTGATGTTGGGGAGTACGTGCGGAACGAGGAGGCTCTGACCTAA
- the PDF gene encoding peptide deformylase, mitochondrial, producing the protein MAAVSVGRALAGRARSGPPVRGCGDGAGWGQRERSYWRALRRRVLGPPIPPFAVPCQAGAPVLRAAAAAVGPERWGGPEVRGLAAALTAGLRRWPCLGLSAPQLGVPLRVFAAELTPERCSRYPPEFRRAHRIEPFPLRVIVNPVIRVLDSRVVVGPEGCASLRGFSAYVPRHWAVHVSGVDEQGEAVSWEAVGWAARIAQHEVDHLDGILYVDRMDTRTFTNISWMELLD; encoded by the exons ATGGCCGCGGTATCGGTGGGTCGGGCTCTGGCGGGCCGGGCCCGTTCGGGTCCCCCGGTTCGGGGTTGCGGGGACGGGGCGGGTTGGGGCCAACGGGAACGGTCCTACTGGCGAGCGCTGCGGCGGCGGGTGCTGGGCCCCCCCATCCCGCCTTTCGCCGTCCCCTGCCAGGCGGGAGCCCCGGTCCTGCgggccgctgccgccgccgtGGGTCCGGAGCGCTGGGGCGGCCCCGAGGTGCGGGGTTTGGCGGCGGCGCTGACCGCCGGGCTGCGGCGGTGGCCGTGCCTGGGGCTGAGCGCCCCGCAGCTGGGGGTCCCGCTCAGGGTCTTCGCCGCCGAGCTGACCCCCGAGCGCTGCAGCCGGTACCCGCCCGAGTTCCGCCGAGCGCACCGGATCGAGCCCTTCCCGCTCCGGGTCATCGTTAACCCCGTCATCCGCGTCCTGGACTCACGGGTGGTTGTCGGGCCCGAGGGCTGCGCCAGCCTCCGCGGATTCTCCGCCTACGTCCCGCGGCACTGGGCCGTTCACGTCTCCG GTGTGGATGAGCAGGGTGAGGCAGTGAGCTGGGAGGCAGTGGGCTGGGCCGCCCGCATCGCCCAGCACGAGGTGGATCACCTGGATGGGATCCTCTACGTGGACCGCATGGACACCCGAACCTTCACCAACATCTCCTGGATGGAGCTCCTGGACTGA
- the NIP7 gene encoding 60S ribosome subunit biogenesis protein NIP7 homolog isoform X2, producing the protein MRPLTETETRAVFEKLGRYIGENIQLLVDRPDGTYCFRLHRDRVYYLSEKLLKAAASVPRESLVSPGTCFGRFTKTHKFRLSVTALDYLAPYAKSGLGRITEHTAQYQGVVVFSMADIPLGFGVAAKSTQECRKVDPMAIVVFHQADVGEYVRNEEALT; encoded by the exons ATGCGGCCGCTGACCGAGACGGAGACACGGGCGGTGTTCGAGAAACTGGGGAGATA CATCGGTGAGAACATCCAGCTGCTGGTGGACCGGCCCGATGGCACCTACTGCTTCCGCCTGCACCGGGACCGCGTCTACTACCTGAG CGAGAAGCTGCTGAAGGCGGCGGCCAGCGTGCCCCGGGAGAGCCTGGTGTCCCCGGGCACCTGCTTCGGGAGGTTCACCAAGACACACAAGTTCCGGCTCAGCGTCACGGCGCTGGATTACCTGGCACCCTACGCCAAG TCGGGGCTGGGCCGCATCACGGAGCACACGGCGCAGTAccagggggtggtggtgttCTCCATGGCTGACATCCCACTG GGCTTTGGGGTGGCTGCCAAGTCCACGCAGGAGTGCAGGAAGGTGGATCCCATGGCCATCGTGGTGTTCCACCAGGCTGATGTTGGGGAGTACGTGCGGAACGAGGAGGCTCTGACCTAA
- the COG8 gene encoding conserved oligomeric Golgi complex subunit 8: protein MAAVAEEARLLAWLRGPAAPAHGGPELSAYVSELAGLGLAELGREPARLAAERARVGAETRRLAFEHYRAFIRSAECTGRAGRGFGGIESRLGSLLDRLPALQDACRSFMREAEQIACSRRMNSLTLNRHTEILEILEIPQLMDTCVRNGYYEEALELAAYVRRLERKHSSIPVIQGIVGEVRQSAQLMLTQLLQQLRTNLQLPCCLRVIGFLRRMDVLTEPELRLKFLQARDAWLRSVLAAIPHHDPYFHLTKTVEACRVHLFDVVTQYRAIFSDEEPLVPPSPPGPGAGRPLHEAAIFHGWVLQKVSEFLRTLERDLQRGAGGRLDSLLGQCMYFGLSFSRVGVDFRGQLAPIFQRVAADAFRKAVEETVEKFREEMNSYTLISTPAVLGGGSAGVPVPSAQPGTLQPPMVLLDFPPLACFLNGLLVAFNDLRLCCPVALAQDVTTCLEDALGEVTKTILAFHRAEEAAFSGREQELFVQFCTVFLEDLLPYLNRCLQVLFPPAQIAQALGVPPTHLQRFSRLGCIDVAALRAPLAFLLPESPQELPPCLETLPGEGKTPPEEGAPLPDAPTAAE, encoded by the exons ATGGCGGCGGTGGCGGAGGAGGCCCGGCTGCTGGCCTGGCTGCGCGGCCCCGCGGCCCCGGCACACGGCGGCCCCGAGCTCTCCGCTTACGTGTCCGAGCTggcggggctggggctggcggAGCTGGGCCGGGAACCGGCGCGGTTGGCCGCGGAACGGGCGCGGGTCGGGGCCGAGACCCGGCGCTTGGCCTTCGAGCACTACCGGGCGTTCATCCGCTCCGCTGAGTGCACCGGGCGCGCCGGGAGAGGCTTCGGCGGCATCGAGAGCCGACTGGGCAGCCTGCTGGACCGCCTGCCCGCCCTCCAGGATGCCTGCCG GAGTTTCATGCGTGAGGCTGAGCAGATCGCCTGCAGCCGTCGGATGAACAGCCTGACCCTGAACCGCCACACGGAGATCCTGGAGATCCTGGAGATCCCGCAGCTGATGGACACCTGTGTGCGGAACGGGTACTAcgaggaggccctggagctggcTGCCTACGTGCGGCGGCTGGAGAGGAAGCACAGCAGCATCCCTGTCATCCAG ggcatCGTGGGGGAGGTCCGTCAGTCGGCCCAGCTGATGCTgacccagctgctgcagcagctccgcACCAACCTGCAGCTGCCGTGCTGCCTGCGGGTCATCGGCTTCCTGCGCCGCATGGACGTGCTGACCGAGCCCGAGCTGCGCCTCAAGTTCCTGCAGGCGCGGGACGCCTGGCTGCGCTCCGTCCTGGCCGCCATCCCGCACCACGACCCCTACTTCCACCTCACCAAAACCGTCGAGGCCTGCCGCGTGCACCTCTTCGACGTCGTCACGCAGTACCGCGCCATCTTCTCTGACGAGGAGCCCCTGGTGCCGCCGTCCCCCCCGGGCCCCGGCGCGGGGCGGCCCCTCCACGAGGCGGCCATCTTCCACGGCTGGGTGCTGCAGAAGGTCTCCGAGTTCCTGCGGACCTTGGAGCGGGACCTGCAgcgcggggcgggcgggcggctggACTCGCTGCTGGGGCAGTGCATGTACTTCGGGCTCTCCTTCAGCAGGGTGGGGGTCGATTTCCGCGGGCAGTTGGCCCCCATCTTCCAACGCGTCGCCGCCGACGCCTTCCGGAAGGCGGTGGAGGAAACGGTGGAGAAATTTCGTGAGGAAATGAATTCCTACACCCTCATCTCCACCCCGGCTGTCCTGGGAGGGGGCAGCGCGGGGGTGCCGGTGCCCTCGGCTCAGCCGGGCACGCTGCAGCCCCCCATGGTGCTGCTGGATTTCCCACCCCTCGCCTGTTTCCTCAACGGGCTCCTCGTCGCCTTCAACGACCTGCGGCTCTGCTGCCCCGTGGCCCTGGCCCAGGATGTCACCACCTGCCTGGAGGACGCCCTGGGTGAG GTGACCAAAACCATCCTGGCTTTCCACCGAGCGGAGGAAGCAGCTTTCAGCGGGCGGGAGCAGGAGCTCTTTGTCCAGTTCTGCACCGTGTTCCTGGAAGATCTTCTCCCTTACCTCAACCGCTGCCTCCAGGTCCTCTTTCCTCCGGCACAGATCGCTCAGGCACTGG GTGTGCCCCCCACCCACCTGCAGCGTTTCAGCCGGCTGGGCTGCATCGACGTGGCGGCCCTGAGGGCGCCATTGGCTTTCCTGCTGCCGGAGTCACCTCAGGAGCTCCCCCCGTGCCTGGAGACCctccctggggaggggaagaCCCCTCCTGAGGAAGGGGCTCCGCTTCCCGACGCCCCCACTGCCGCAGAGTAG
- the TMED6 gene encoding transmembrane emp24 domain-containing protein 6: protein MRRMRMLLLLLLVVPAGCPRTEALSPSRQDPPFPGAGGYDFAVVIPAGEVQCFWQFAHQRGDFFFSYEVQRATGIGNQRDILATASDPRGSQLGASQHVRGQIDFHTQDTGFYQLCLDNQHNHFGFMQVYLSFGVSYEDSSVAEQQPAEKAELNNTLEAIGVSIQKLQLRAFHMWRFYNFDRMRKASDSFLLQSNHSYITRWSLAQSCLIILSGVLQLYCLKSLFNLQSSCRQQC, encoded by the exons atgaggaggatgaggatgctgctgctgctgctcctggtggtCCCTGCCGGCTGCCCCAGGACTGAGGCCCTGAGCCCCTCCAGGCAGGacccccccttccctggggcagggggctACGACTTCGCTGTGGTGATCCCAGCTGGGGAGGTGCAGTGCTTCTGGCAGTTTGCCCACCAGAGGGGTGACTTCTTCTTCAGCTACGAG GTCCAGCGTGCCACAGGGATTGGCAACCAGAGGGACATCTTGGCCACAGCCAGTGACCCCAGAGGCTCCCAGCTGGGTGCTTCCCAGCACGTGCGAGGACAGATTGACTTCCACACGCAGGACACAG GTTTCTACCAGCTGTGCCTGGACAACCAGCACAACCACTTTGGCTTCATGCAGGTCTACCTCAGCTTTGGTGTCTCCTATGAAGACTCCAgtgtggcagagcagcagccagcagagaaggcagagctgaacAACACCCTGGAGGCCATCGGG gtCAGCATCcagaagctgcagctcagagcCTTCCACATGTGGAGGTTTTACAACTTCGACCGCATGCGGAAAGCCTCCGACTCCTTCCTGCTGCAGTCCAACCACAGCTACATCACCCGATGGTCCCTGGCACAGAGCTGCCTCATCATCCTCTCGGGGGTCCTGCAGCTCTACTGCCTGAAGAGCCTCTTCAACCTCCAGagctcctgcaggcagcagtgctaG